From one Catellatospora sp. IY07-71 genomic stretch:
- a CDS encoding Crp/Fnr family transcriptional regulator, which translates to MFAGLEPEVRQRVIAAAVPRTFRKGQLLFVENDPGESLIVLKRGSVAIFRTSPTGERAVLSVLRPPDVLGEVSLLDGSARSASCEALEDCTALALSRGAFMELVHSNPRILDAVMRSLGALIRRLTEQNADHVFLDLPGRVAKTLVRLAGESQAPMITIELNQSQLAEMAGGSRQSVNQAIGSFASRGWLRTEGRRIVVMDVPALRRRAGMTDR; encoded by the coding sequence ATGTTCGCTGGTCTGGAGCCTGAGGTGCGGCAGCGGGTGATCGCCGCGGCGGTGCCGCGCACCTTCCGCAAGGGGCAGCTGCTGTTCGTGGAGAACGACCCCGGCGAGTCGCTCATCGTGCTGAAGCGGGGATCGGTGGCCATCTTCCGCACCTCCCCCACCGGCGAGCGGGCGGTGCTGTCGGTGCTGCGCCCGCCGGACGTGCTGGGTGAGGTGTCCCTTCTGGACGGTTCGGCTCGCTCGGCGTCCTGCGAGGCGCTGGAGGACTGCACCGCGCTGGCGCTGTCCCGGGGCGCCTTCATGGAGCTGGTGCACTCGAACCCGCGCATCCTCGACGCGGTCATGCGCTCGCTGGGCGCGCTGATCCGGCGGCTGACCGAGCAGAACGCCGACCACGTCTTCCTCGACCTGCCCGGCCGTGTCGCCAAGACGCTGGTCCGGCTGGCCGGGGAGAGCCAGGCGCCGATGATCACGATCGAGCTGAACCAGAGCCAGCTGGCCGAGATGGCGGGCGGCTCGCGGCAGAGCGTGAACCAGGCGATCGGCTCCTTCGCCAGCCGCGGCTGGCTGCGCACGGAGGGCCGCCGCATCGTCGTCATGGACGTCCCCGCCCTGCGCCGCCGCGCAGGCATGACCGACCGCTGA